Genomic DNA from Peribacillus sp. FSL H8-0477:
TGTGAGAGAGTATCTGAATGGTCCACTTGGCTTCAAACTACTTGTTCGTAAATACGAGATAAAATCACCTACGCAATTAAGAAATTGGGTAAATATATACAAGAACCAAGGCGCAGTTGGACTTTCTAGAAAGAAAACCAATGAATTTTACTCTGTTCAATTCAAGCTTGATGTACTAAGCTTTATGAAAAGGACAGGCGCTTCTTACACTGAAACGGCTCTTCACTTCGGGTTAACCAATCCACCTTTGATTGCTTCGTGGAAAGGAAAACTCCTTGAGAGTGGTGTGGAAGGCCTACTTAAACCGAAAGGACGGCCAGCCATGTCAGACAAAGCGAAGAACAATCAAAGAAGAAAACAGCCTGTAAAAGAGATGACCGTTGAACAGAAACTCAAAAGGGAAAATGAACTTCTGCGTTTGGAGAACGAGTACCTAAAAAAGTTGCGCGCTTTTCAGATGGATCCGGACGGTTATCTCGAAAAGCACAAGCAGCGCTATCATACGAACTCAAAGAAGAATTCCGACTGAAGGATGTACTTCAGTTCATAGGTATTCCCGAATCTTCTTATCATTACCATGTGAAAAAAATGAAGCAAGAAAACCCTCATCAAGAAGTAGAAGAAATCATTCAAGCTATTTTTGAAGAGCATAATGGCAACTATGGGTATCGCAGGATTCGTTTAGCGTTAAAGAACCAGGGGCTCCTAGTGAATCATAAGAAAGTACAACGCATCATGAGAAAGCTTGGATTGAAAGGGGATAAGTTCACCCGTAAATCACGTCGATTTAGTTCGTACAAAGGAACAATTGGCACGGTAGCGAAGAACAGAATCCATCGCCGGTTTAAGACCCCTATTCCCTATCAAAAACTCACCACCGACATCACAGAATTCAAGTGTGCGGATGGAGGTAAACTCTACCTCAGTCCGATTTTGGATATGTATAATGGTGAAATTCTTTCATATGGGATGAGTATGCATCCGACACTGGACTTTGTAATAGAGCCTTTGAAGGAAACTCTTCGAGTAGTAAAAGAGGCAAGATACCGAACGACCATCCATTCAGATCAAGGCTGGCATTATCAGCATAGAAAATGGGTCCATACATTGAAAAAACATAACGTGTTCCAAAGCATGTCCCGAAAGGGAAACTGCTTAGATAACTCGCCTATGGAGAACTTCTTCGGATTATTAAAGCAAGAGATGTATTATGGTGAACCACTTCGCACGTACGAGGAACTGAAACGGACTATCGAGTCCTACATTTATTATTATAATAACCAACGCATTAAACAGAAATTGGCTGGAATGAGTCCGGTACAATACCGTCTTCAAACCAACCAATTGGCTGCGTAATATAAAACTCTAACTTTTAGGGGTCACATCACCATTCTGGACCTTTTTTTGAAATGGTTAAACAGTCAGAAACCAAGAGTATTGCCAAAAAGCGCCCTTGGGGCAGCCTACTGTCTTAATCAGTGGGAAAGCTTAGAGGTATTTGTAGAGGATGGTCGTCTAGAAATTGATAATAATCGGAGCGAGCGATCCATCAAACCTTTCGTAATTGGACGCAAAAACTGGTTATTCTCTAACACCCCGAGAGGGGCATACGGGAGTGCCATTGTTTATAGCATTGTGGAGACAGCAAAGGAAAATGGACTAAATCCATACTACTACCTTCATTATTTATTTAAGAAACTTCCAAATATGGATACGACAAAGGAAGAAGAGTTAGATCAATTACTTCCTTGTTCTTCAACATTACCCTTGGTATGTCGAGTTTTCAAAAACTAATATCTACATACTAACGAATCCCCATCTACGAATGTAGGTGGGGATTATTTTACGCTTACAGAAGTAGAATAGTTTAACCCTTAACTACTTATTAAGTTCTTTAAAGGCATCTTCTAAATTTAATATCTTTATGTTCGACATAGGAGTATTGAATTTAGAAAATATTTCATTTTCATTTTTCACTATAATTATACCTTTAGTTCCTTCTTTATCATCAATTGCTTTTTGCAACCTATCCACAGCTCTATTTACAGCCATTGTATGGACAGTTTCTCTCCAAACTTTAACATCAATTAATATATCTTTATCAGTAATTTTATAATCATAAAATCTATTCTCACTTGGTATTATATTAAATTTTCTATTTAACTGTCGTACAACTTCCTTTTCAAACGCGATGCCCTCATCAATCACTCTGGTCATATGATTTATAGGTAATATATCTTTTGAAGACTCCTTAAACCTTAAAATAAATGAAATTATTAAAGTTATAAGTGTACTTACGAGAAAAGTTAAAGAGATGATAGTTCTATCTAAATTTAATCCTATATTTAAACTAGAATTTATCAATAATGCTACTAGAGGGCCTAGTAAAGCAGTTGAAATAGGTAATAAATATTTTGAAAACCCTCGTTCTTTTTCTGCTTTTATTTTTTCATCTTCATTTATTTCTAATTCCTTTAAATTCAAGATTAAAGTAGTAATTTGTTCAATAACTTTTTTTCTTTGGGTAACAGATAAAAAGTCTGTTTCTAATATCTTGGTGAAAACTGAATTAAGTATTTGCTCTTGAGAATATAAATCTGCTACCTTAATTTTAAAATCCCTGGACTTCCCTTCCATTAACCAATAAATATCTCGTAGAGTAATTTCAAAATCTTCATTAACCATTCGTCTTATTAAAATCTTCACAATTTCTTCATTTGCATTAATAGTTCTTTCTTTCTTAGCTCCTATAGTCTGCTTATAAGTTAAAACGTATATTATTATTGATACCACTATACCAGCGCCACTAAGTATGTAATCTTGCATCTCTTACTCTCCTACTCTAACTGACTTGAAAAATCAAATCTACAATAAATATATTATCCGTAGTTTTGTCAATCATACTTATGTGAACTTAAGTATAAAATGATACATAACAGTATGCTCTATGAACCATCCAAATTTTTATAAAAAATAAAGGAAGAATGATATGTCCCTTTAAATTTCATGCAGATGGATCCTCCATATTCAACACAGGTTGACTTGTAATCATTGAGTGTTCAGCAATTGTCACTAACATCTCTAAAATACCTTCTAAAAAATCATCTATATCTGCCCACCTTAATTGAACACGGGCACCTGTCGTGAAAGTATAAGTTGATCTCCCATACGAAATACTTTTATTAACATTACTATAAACCCCATTATTATGAATTGTATTACGTACATTCCTAATAACATTTAGAAGACGCATGTAATCATCTTTTTTTGTTAGGTTCAATTGATTTAATAAATCTTTATATGTATGGTAGAATTCTTGTTTTTCTAAACCTAACCCTCTAGCTATTATTCTAATTGTACTCTCTATTGACATATGTAAAGATAAGAAAAACCCTCTTTTTATTCCTGCGTGAAACTCATTTAATATATTTTTTTTTACAGTTTTCTTTTCATTCAGACCTAAGTCTGAATCTGGTAATAATTTTTGTTCTGGTACCCTTGCATAGAACTTAGATCGCCCTAAATAAATCCCTGTTCTTGCAAAATCCAGAGAATTAGCTATTTTACTTAATCCAGTTAATCTTACGTCCTTTCCTTGAAACCAGCTATATTTATTGGCTAATCGATCATGCTGATTACCGTATGCAATGCGATATTCTGTTAATCTATCAGCAATCTCCATGTGACTTGTTTCTGCCATATTAATGCCTCCCTTTCATTACAAACTTTCCTTGTCCTTAATGTCATGTCTTAGACTTGTAAATTGCCATGAGACATCTCCTTTACCTCATAGAGTAGAGAAGAGTAAAGAAAAATTTTGCCTAATAAATTCAGTTTCATATTCAGAGTTTAATTTTGATAAAATCATTTCAATTACTCTTAACTTGACATAATGAATATCTAACTTTTCAATCCGTTCAACAAG
This window encodes:
- a CDS encoding helix-turn-helix domain-containing protein; the protein is MAKYSDEFKLMIVREYLNGPLGFKLLVRKYEIKSPTQLRNWVNIYKNQGAVGLSRKKTNEFYSVQFKLDVLSFMKRTGASYTETALHFGLTNPPLIASWKGKLLESGVEGLLKPKGRPAMSDKAKNNQRRKQPVKEMTVEQKLKRENELLRLENEYLKKLRAFQMDPDGYLEKHKQRYHTNSKKNSD